A genomic region of Lodderomyces elongisporus chromosome 5, complete sequence contains the following coding sequences:
- the CDR3 gene encoding Opaque-specific ABC transporter cdr3 encodes MGRNRESQPYHGYYTGRKPEGQPYHGYYSGFNNDASAQIHHLARTITRGAPSYFDETFSRSNSRRVVSNAQGHYYHQSSHQQSTQDPHQHHQQEQQQQYPQQDQSHHSQQFTGISTPHGINPVLDKTDPTLDPENPLFSSKRWVQNMWRLYQSDSEYYKPGKLGVAYKNLRVYGDAIESDYQTTVANGVWKYTKKFINKFRKHTEEDEYTFDILKPMEGLIKPGEVTVVLGAPGAGCTTFLKTIACHTEGFKVADGSIISYDGITPEEIKKNLRGEVVYCAETEVHFPNLTVGQTLEFTALMKTPRNRPLGVSRTDYAKHIVDVVMATYGLTHTKNTKVGNDFIRGVSGGERKRVSIAEVSLVQASIQCWDNSTRGLDAATALEFISSLKTSASILNDTPLIAIYQCSQDAYELFDKVIVMYEGYQIFFGSSSRAAAYFQRMGYVMQDRQTTPDFLTSVTNPAERIIRPGFEKIVPRTPKEFYRYWRRSPERQALLEEIDEYLDNCENYDQKQEIFEAMIAKKSKHTHTKSPYTVSLPMQVRYIIGRNFDRMKGDPSFPILTVFGNVAMSLILASVFYNLKPDTNSFYYRGAVMYYALLFNAYSSVLEIYAIYESRPVVQKHREYALYPPMADAIGSILGDIPLKLVTSICFNLALYFMVNFKREPGAFFFYLLINFLSTLMMSHLFRTIGAYTTTLAEAMTPSSLLLFALSTFTGFAIPITYMHQWCKWIHWVNPLSYAYEALIANEFHGRDFNCTYLVPSGFGYPTSGPSVVCASMAAIPGSYFVNGDLYIKEAFGYYWKNAWRNFGILLSFVIFLFITTLVCVEYNRSQINKGEILVFKKKDIKNMRRDQIDEEKGLAIAGNGSGGSGGSYLEEKSHHMNYSGSTEFSDYSYDYLDRKILETSNIFHWRNLSYNLRVKGEDRTILNGIDGWVKPGEVTALMGASGAGKTTLLNALSERLTVGVITSGSRMVNGGPLDNDFQRSIGYVQQQDLHLETSTVREALQFSAYLRQPKDVSKSEKDGYVEKIIDLMEMSSYANAIVGVPGEGLNVEQRKRLTIAVELVARPKLLVFLDEPTSGLDSQTAWSICKLIRKLANHGQAILCTIHQPSAVLLEEFDRLLFLRKGGETVYFGEFGYNCQTLINYFESHGAPRCPPDANPAEWMLHVIGAAPGSKANQDYFQVWRNSNEYKMVQRELDMLEAQGGSNGGLENGANRYVDPDRDNSYASSIWFQYYYVLKRLFQQYWRTPSYIYSKFAMAILCSLFNGFVFYKSANSMQGLQNQMLSIFMLFVVMTTLSQQYVPMFVTQRDLYEARERPAKTFSWFAFILAQITAEIPYQVVAAAISFFTWYYPVGMYRNAGDATAQRGALMWIVMTLMFIYSSTLAQLCISFNQLADNAANGISLLITISMTFCGVIATKDFMPRFWVFLYRFNPFTYLVSAMLSIGVGNSHVRCAENEYLHFPTEQPGIQKCKDYMGAYMSIAGGYLTNPEATDNCQFCQMNSTNQYLQRLNISINNFGRDTGVFIGFIAFNMIFTVLLYWLFRVPKGDRQKNNNWLSKLVFHNGYNDQA; translated from the coding sequence ATGGGAAGAAATAGAGAATCGCAGCCATACCACGGCTACTACACAGGAAGAAAACCAGAAGGACAACCGTACCATGGTTACTATTCCGGCTTCAACAATGATGCTTCGGCCCAAATCCACCACTTGGCAAGAACCATCACTCGCGGAGCACCTTCATACTTTGATGAGACATTTTCACGCTCAAACTCAAGAAGAGTGGTTTCAAATGCACAGGGACATTACTACCACCAGCTGCTGCACCAACAACTGACACAGGACCCAcaccaacatcatcaacaagaacaacaacaacaatacccACAACAAGATCAACTGCACCACCTGCAGCAGTTTACTGGAATATCCACACCCCATGGTATCAACCCCGTATTGGACAAGACTGATCCTACATTGGACCCGGAAAACCCGCTCTTTAGCTCCAAGCGATGGGTGCAGAATATGTGGAGACTATACCAAAGCGACTCTGAATACTACAAGCCTGGTAAATTGGGCGTTGCTTACAAAAATTTGCGCGTATACGGTGACGCCATCGAAAGCGACTACCAAACCACCGTGGCCAATGGTGTATGGAAATACACCAAGAAATTTATCAACAAGTTTAGAAAACAcacagaagaagacgaaTACACCTTTGACATTTTAAAACCAATGGAGGGATTGATCAAACCCGGCGAAGTCACCGTTGTGCTCGGAGCACCAGGTGCAGGATGCACAACATTTCTCAAGACCATTGCATGCCACACCGAAGGCTTCAAAGTCGCCGACGGCTCCATAATCTCATACGATGGTATCACACCAGAagaaattaagaaaaactTGCGAGGAGAAGTTGTCTATTGTGCAGAAACCGAAGTACATTTCCCCAATTTAACAGTGGGCCAGACTTTGGAATTTACCGCATTGATGAAAACACCAAGAAACAGACCATTGGGCGTTTCTCGTACAGACTATGCCAAACacattgttgatgttgttatGGCTACATATGGGCTTACACACACCAAGAACACTAAAGTTGGAAATGACTTTATCAGAGGAGTCTCGGGTGGTGAGCGAAAGAGAGTCTCGATTGCAGAAGTTTCATTGGTGCAGGCATCAATTCAATGTTGGGATAACTCTACTCGTGGCTTGGACGCAGCCACAGCTTTGGAATTTATCAGCTCATTGAAAACTTCAGCTTCAATCTTGAATGATACCCCATTAATTGCAATTTACCAATGCTCACAAGATGCTTACGAACTATTTGATAAAGTCATTGTTATGTATGAAGGATACCAAATTTTCTTTGGAAGCAGCTCTAGAGCAGCAGCTTATTTTCAAAGAATGGGCTATGTAATGCAAGATAGACAAACAACTCCAGACTTTTTAACCTCAGTCACCAACCCTGCAGAAAGAATAATTAGACCCGggtttgaaaagattgtgCCACGCACACCAAAGGAGTTTTATAGATACTGGAGAAGATCACCTGAAAGACAAGCCTTGCTTGAAGAGATTGATGAATACTTGGACAATTGCGAAAATTACGACCAAAAGCAAGAGATTTTCGAAGCCATGATTgccaaaaaatcaaaacataCCCATACAAAATCACCATACACAGTCTCATTACCAATGCAAGTGCGCTATATCATTGGAAGAAACTTTGACAGAATGAAAGGTGACCCATCTTTTCCTATACTAACGGTATTTGGTAACGTGGCCATGAGTTTGATCTTGGCTTCTGTATTTTACAATTTAAAACCAGATACAAATTCCTTTTACTATAGAGGAGCCGTTATGTACTATGCATTATTGTTCAATGCATACTCTTCAGTGTTGGAAATCTATGCTATTTACGAAAGTAGACCAGTGGTGCAAAAGCATCGAGAATATGCACTTTACCCGCCAATGGCTGATGCAATAGGATCGATTTTGGGTGACATACCTTTAAAGCTTGTTACAAGTATTTGTTTCAACTTGGCGCTTTACTTTATGGTTAATTTCAAAAGAGAACCAGGTgcgtttttcttttacttgttgatcaatttcCTTTCCACGTTGATGATGTCGCATTTATTTAGAACTATTGGTGCATATACAACTACATTGGCAGAAGCCATGACTCCATCCTCACTCTTGTTGTTTGCTTTGAGTACATTTACCGGTTTTGCCATACCCATCACATATATGCATCAATGGTGTAAATGGATCCATTGGGTTAATCCATTATCGTATGCATATGAAGCCTTGATTGCCAATGAATTCCATGGCCGCGATTTCAATTGTACATACTTGGTTCCTTCCGGGTTTGGATACCCAACATCCGGTCCTTCAGTGGTTTGCGCTTCAATGGCGGCTATTCCTGGCTCATACTTTGTTAATGGTGACCTTTACATCAAGGAAGCGTTTGGCTATTACTGGAAAAATGCTTGGAGAAACTTTGGAATCCTTTTGTCATttgttatatttttatttatcaCCACTTTGGTTTGTGTTGAATATAACCGATCACAAATAAATAAGGGAGAAATCTtggttttcaaaaagaaggatATCAAGAATATGAGAAGAGATcaaattgatgaagaaaaaggctTGGCAATTGCAGGAAATGGTTCGGGTGGTAGTGGCGGAAGTTACCTTGAAGAGAAGTCGCACCATATGAATTATAGCGGCTCAACTGAGTTTTCAGACTATTCGTATGACTATTTGGACAGAAAGATCTTGGAAACATCAAACATTTTCCATTGGAGAAACTTATCCTATAACTTGCGCGTTAAGGGTGAAGATAGAACTATATTAAATGGAATTGATGGTTGGGTCAAACCAGGTGAAGTTACCGCATTAATGGGTGCCTCGGGTGCTGGTAAAACAACATTGTTGAATGCATTAAGTGAACGGTTAACTGTTGGTGTGATTACCTCTGGCTCGCGAATGGTTAATGGTGGTCCTTTGGATAATGATTTCCAAAGATCAATTGGATAtgttcaacaacaagattTACATTTGGAAACATCAACAGTGAGAGAGGCTTTGCAGTTTAGTGCATATTTGAGACAACCAAAGGATGTTTCTAAATCCGAAAAGGATGGATATGTGGAGAAAATTATCGACTTGATGGAAATGAGTTCATatgcaaatgcaattgTTGGTGTACCAGGAGAAGGTTTGAATGTGgagcaaagaaagaggTTAACTATTGCAGTAGAATTGGTGGCAAGACCCAAATTATTGGTATTTTTGGATGAACCTACTTCTGGATTGGATTCGCAAACTGCATGGTCAATTTGTAAATTGATTAGAAAATTGGCAAATCACGGCCAAGCCATCTTGTGCACCATCCATCAACCGTCCGCAGTGCTTTTGGAAGAGTTTGATCGCTTGTTATTCTTGCGCAAGGGTGGAGAAACTGTTTATTTTGGTGAGTTTGGGTACAATTGTCAAACTTTGATCAATTACTTTGAATCGCATGGCGCCCCAAGGTGTCCACCAGATGCCAACCCTGCCGAGTGGATGTTGCATGTTATTGGTGCAGCGCCTGGTTCCAAAGCAAATCAAGATTATTTCCAGGTTTGGAGAAATTCCAACGAGTACAAGATGGTGCAAAGAGAATTGGATATGTTGGAAGCACAAGGCGGCAGCAATGGTGGTCTTGAGAATGGAGCCAATAGATATGTTGATCCAGATCGTGATAATTCATATGCTTCGTCAATCTGGTTCCAATATTATTATGTGCTCAAAAGATTGTTCCAACAATATTGGCGTACACCATCCTACATTTACTCCAAATTTGCCATGGCCAttctttgttctctttttaaTGGGTTTGTCTTTTACAAATCGGCAAACTCGATGCAAGGTTTACAGAATCAGATGCTTTCGATCTTtatgttgtttgttgttatgACTACACTTTCTCAACAGTATGTACCAATGTTTGTTACTCAGCGTGATTTGTATGAAGCAAGGGAACGTCCAGCAAAGACATTTTCTTGGTTTGCATTTATCCTTGCACAAATCACCGCCGAGATTCCATACCAAGTTGTTGCTGCGgcaatttccttttttacATGGTACTACCCAGTTGGTATGTACCGTAATGCCGGAGATGCCACAGCTCAACGTGGTGCATTGATGTGGATTGTGATGACGTTGATGTTTATTTACAGTTCCACGTTGGCTCAGTTGTGTATTTCGTTTAATCAGTTGGCGGATAATGCGGCAAATGGTATTTCCTTGCTTATAACCATAAGCATGACATTCTGTGGTGTTATTGCGACAAAGGATTTTATGCCACGTTTCTGGGTGTTTTTGTATAGATTCAATCCATTTACTTATTTGGTTTCGGCGATGCTTTccattggtgttggtaatTCGCATGTGAGATGTGCCGAAAACGAATACTTGCATTTCCCTACTGAACAACCGGGTATACAGAAATGCAAAGATTACATGGGTGCCTACATGTCCATTGCCGGTGGTTATTTGACCAACCCCGAGGCCACTGATAATTGTCAATTTTGCCAAATGAATCTGACAAACCAATATTTGCAAAGACTAAATATCtcaatcaacaattttgGACGAGATACCGGAGTTTTCATTGGGTTTATTGCATTCAACATGATCTTTACTGTTTTGCTTTATTGGTTGTTTAGAGTGCCAAAAGGTGATagacaaaagaataataattggTTGTCGAAATTAGTGTTTCACAATGGATACAATGATCAAGCATGA